A stretch of Nonomuraea africana DNA encodes these proteins:
- a CDS encoding TetR/AcrR family transcriptional regulator, producing the protein MSSSASESGTRNRTRRAILAAAASTLARDRKATLADIAEAAQVGRSTLHRYFPDRKELMEAAIVDAFQAVEESVREAVIDQGPALEAMRRLISAMIDVGDRLAFLFGDSRLLEEYTAAFEPDMTVPTTISLIERGQAEGVFDPSLTPEWIQHVIWALTYTGWEAAEKGELPRHGVTAAVIRTFENGVVT; encoded by the coding sequence GTGAGCAGTTCCGCTTCAGAGTCCGGCACCCGCAACCGCACGCGCCGCGCCATCCTGGCCGCCGCCGCCTCCACACTGGCCCGCGACCGCAAGGCGACGCTGGCCGACATCGCCGAGGCCGCGCAGGTGGGGCGCAGCACGCTGCACCGCTACTTCCCCGACAGGAAGGAGCTCATGGAGGCGGCGATCGTCGACGCGTTCCAGGCGGTCGAGGAGTCCGTCCGCGAGGCCGTGATCGACCAGGGCCCCGCGCTGGAGGCCATGCGCCGTCTCATCTCGGCCATGATCGACGTCGGCGACCGGCTGGCGTTCCTGTTCGGCGACTCCCGCCTGCTCGAGGAGTACACCGCCGCCTTCGAGCCCGACATGACGGTGCCCACCACGATCAGCCTGATCGAGCGGGGCCAGGCCGAGGGCGTCTTCGACCCGTCGCTGACCCCCGAGTGGATCCAGCACGTGATCTGGGCGCTCACCTACACGGGATGGGAGGCCGCGGAGAAGGGGGAGCTGCCACGCCACGGCGTCACCGCCGCGGTGATCCGCACCTTCGAG
- a CDS encoding ATP-binding cassette domain-containing protein, with the protein MNSYSLVAEGLRKRFGETHALDGFDLAVREGTVCGLLGPNGAGKTTAVRIFSTLLRADGGSATVAGLDVATRAAEVRRRIGLATQEPAVDEVLTGRENLEMWGRLYHLGAKQARSRAQELLEQFGLAEAAGKRIKHYSGGMRRRLDLAATFIQAPSVLFLDEPTTGLDPRNRNEVWQAIRTLVTGGSTVLLTTQYLDEADQLADQIAVLRQGKVIAEGTPDQLKSTIGGDRLDLVLHDARDLPEAGDILAVHGRPVTDPDARRLTVPVADRMSALSQVLRAMEAKGIEVEDVSIRRPTLDEVFLKVTA; encoded by the coding sequence ATGAACTCCTATTCACTCGTCGCCGAAGGGCTGCGCAAGCGCTTCGGCGAGACCCACGCGCTCGACGGATTCGATCTGGCCGTGCGGGAGGGAACGGTCTGCGGGCTGCTCGGCCCCAACGGAGCGGGCAAGACCACCGCGGTGCGGATCTTCTCCACGCTGCTGCGGGCCGACGGCGGGAGCGCCACGGTCGCGGGGCTGGACGTGGCCACCAGGGCGGCCGAGGTCCGCCGTCGCATCGGGCTGGCCACACAGGAACCCGCGGTGGACGAGGTCCTCACCGGCAGGGAGAACCTGGAGATGTGGGGCAGGCTCTACCACCTGGGCGCCAAGCAGGCCAGATCGAGGGCGCAGGAGCTGCTGGAGCAGTTCGGGCTGGCCGAGGCAGCGGGCAAGCGGATCAAGCACTACTCCGGCGGGATGCGCCGCCGGCTCGACCTGGCCGCCACCTTCATCCAGGCGCCGAGCGTGCTGTTCCTCGACGAGCCGACGACCGGTCTCGACCCCCGCAACCGCAACGAGGTCTGGCAGGCCATCCGCACGCTCGTCACGGGCGGCAGCACGGTATTGCTGACCACCCAGTACCTGGACGAGGCAGACCAGCTCGCCGATCAGATCGCGGTGCTGCGCCAGGGCAAGGTGATCGCCGAGGGCACTCCCGACCAGCTCAAGTCCACGATCGGCGGCGACCGCCTCGACCTGGTGCTGCATGACGCCCGCGACCTGCCCGAGGCCGGCGACATCCTCGCCGTCCACGGGCGCCCGGTGACCGACCCCGACGCACGCAGGCTGACGGTTCCCGTGGCCGACCGGATGAGCGCGCTCAGCCAGGTGCTGCGCGCCATGGAGGCCAAGGGGATCGAGGTCGAGGACGTCTCGATCCGCCGTCCCACTCTCGACGAGGTGTTCCTGAAGGTGACCGCATGA
- a CDS encoding ABC transporter permease, translated as MTYVLTDSWTIARTNLLHWRRNPAAILSGLLYPVVMVLLFGYVFGSAMAVAGTDNYRDYLMPGMFGQTMAVGITSTLIVVTTQASYGVTDRYRSMPVSQAGVVLGRAFSDMINSVLELTILIACGLAVGWSWHNGPLNALGAIGLLLLLRFSLIWVGIFAGLKLTPEAAGASWMLLLPLTMVANTFVSPAQMPGWMAVLAEWNPLSATVAACRQLFGNRGWAGDSWAAEHALLLAVAWPVVITLVFLPLSARAYRRLSR; from the coding sequence ATGACCTACGTGCTCACAGACAGCTGGACGATCGCCAGGACCAACCTGCTGCACTGGCGGCGCAATCCCGCGGCCATCCTGTCCGGACTGCTGTACCCGGTGGTGATGGTGCTGCTGTTCGGCTACGTCTTCGGCAGCGCGATGGCCGTGGCGGGAACCGACAACTACCGCGACTACCTGATGCCCGGCATGTTCGGCCAGACCATGGCCGTCGGCATCACCTCCACGCTCATCGTCGTCACCACCCAGGCCTCGTACGGCGTCACCGACCGCTACCGCTCCATGCCGGTCTCCCAGGCGGGCGTGGTGCTCGGCAGGGCGTTCTCCGACATGATCAACTCGGTGCTCGAGCTGACCATCCTCATCGCGTGCGGCCTGGCGGTCGGCTGGAGCTGGCACAATGGCCCGCTCAACGCGCTGGGCGCGATCGGCCTGCTGCTGCTTCTGCGCTTCTCGCTGATCTGGGTGGGCATCTTCGCCGGGCTCAAGCTCACCCCCGAGGCGGCGGGCGCCTCGTGGATGCTGCTGCTGCCGCTGACCATGGTCGCCAACACGTTCGTCTCGCCCGCCCAGATGCCGGGCTGGATGGCGGTGCTGGCCGAGTGGAACCCGCTGTCGGCCACCGTCGCCGCCTGCCGTCAGCTGTTCGGGAACAGGGGCTGGGCGGGCGATTCGTGGGCCGCGGAGCACGCGCTGCTGCTGGCCGTCGCCTGGCCCGTGGTGATCACCCTGGTGTTCCTGCCGCTGTCGGCGCGCGCCTACCGGCGGCTGAGCCGCTGA
- a CDS encoding APC family permease — MTTPPTQVSLKRAIGPKLLILFIVGDILGTGVYALTGSVAGRVGGALWIPFLVGFVIAALTAMSYVELVTKYPRAAGAALYTQLAFRKPFLTFMVAFAVMCSGLTSASAAARAIGGRYLQEFVTLPTVVVGIIFIVAVAALNYRGVSESVKTNIVFTLIELTGLLVIILIGIYAVATGAGEPSRLLEIRADESGGLLLALLGSTALAFFAFVGFEDSVNMAEETKDPSRNFPRAIFMGVAITSTVYILVAITSSLLVDYRVLQESDGPLLEVVKAGGLAFPPQLFAAIAMFAVANSALINMMMASRLVYGLANERVVPRALGMVDPRRRTPVVGILFTTALAIGLISSSEIAGLGETTAFLLLCVFAVVNIAVLVLRREEVEHAHYRAPTALPAIGAVMALVLASPLTGRPGNVYVIAGVLLGIGVLLWLVNWAFTRRQRQEEETV; from the coding sequence ATGACAACACCCCCCACACAGGTGTCGCTGAAGCGCGCCATCGGACCAAAGCTACTGATCTTGTTCATCGTCGGCGACATTCTCGGCACGGGCGTGTACGCCCTCACCGGGTCGGTCGCGGGCAGGGTCGGCGGGGCGCTGTGGATTCCCTTCCTCGTCGGCTTCGTGATCGCCGCGCTCACCGCGATGTCGTACGTCGAGCTGGTCACCAAGTACCCGAGGGCGGCGGGGGCCGCCCTCTACACCCAGCTCGCCTTCAGGAAGCCGTTCCTCACGTTCATGGTCGCCTTCGCGGTCATGTGCTCGGGCCTCACCTCGGCCAGCGCCGCCGCCCGCGCCATCGGCGGCAGGTACCTGCAGGAGTTCGTCACCCTCCCCACGGTCGTGGTCGGCATCATCTTCATCGTCGCCGTGGCCGCGCTGAACTACAGGGGCGTCTCGGAGTCGGTCAAGACCAACATCGTCTTCACCCTGATCGAGCTGACCGGCCTCCTGGTGATCATCCTCATCGGGATCTACGCGGTCGCGACGGGGGCGGGAGAACCGTCGCGCCTGCTCGAGATCAGGGCCGACGAGTCGGGCGGGCTGCTGCTGGCCCTGCTGGGCAGCACGGCGCTGGCCTTCTTCGCCTTCGTCGGCTTCGAGGACTCGGTCAACATGGCCGAGGAGACCAAGGACCCCTCGCGCAACTTCCCCCGGGCCATCTTCATGGGTGTGGCGATCACCAGCACGGTCTACATCCTGGTGGCGATCACTTCCTCGTTGCTGGTCGACTACCGCGTCCTGCAGGAGTCCGACGGTCCGCTGCTCGAGGTGGTCAAGGCCGGCGGCCTGGCCTTCCCCCCTCAGCTGTTCGCGGCGATCGCGATGTTCGCGGTGGCCAACTCGGCGCTGATCAACATGATGATGGCCTCCCGCCTGGTGTACGGCCTGGCCAACGAGCGCGTCGTGCCGCGCGCGCTCGGCATGGTCGACCCGCGCCGCCGTACGCCGGTGGTCGGCATCCTGTTCACCACCGCGTTGGCGATCGGGCTGATCTCCAGCAGCGAGATCGCGGGACTCGGTGAGACCACCGCCTTCCTGCTGCTGTGCGTCTTCGCCGTGGTGAACATCGCGGTGCTCGTCCTGCGCAGGGAAGAGGTCGAGCACGCGCACTACCGGGCGCCCACGGCGCTGCCCGCCATCGGCGCGGTCATGGCGCTGGTGCTCGCCAGCCCGTTGACCGGGCGGCCAGGCAACGTCTACGTCATCGCGGGCGTGCTGCTCGGCATCGGCGTCCTGCTGTGGCTGGTCAACTGGGCCTTCACCCGCCGCCAGCGCCAGGAGGAGGAGACCGTCTGA
- the add gene encoding adenosine deaminase, which yields MRDIALLPKAHLHVHLESTVRPATLRELGVHSRRPEVFTGFRQFADHNAQVRGALRTPEHFRRIAREFCADEAAHGTRYAEVTFTAAAHGERLGDLEMPLLAVLEGLAEGEAEHGIRCRLILDHSRRRPADRLLRTVKLAAAHDEVIAVGLAGDESHPLAPFADVLKIARDEGLRMVHHAGETAGPASVREALDVGHAERIGHGIRVLEDPDLVAELRERQVPLEVCPFSNVLLGLVPSYAEHPLPRLREEGLLVTLNTDGETSLLSEYANAGSGDEMLAELAAASVAASFAPEELKAELLRGIAEWLAMPV from the coding sequence GTGAGAGACATCGCGCTGCTGCCCAAGGCCCACCTGCACGTTCACCTGGAGAGCACGGTCCGCCCTGCCACCTTGCGGGAGCTGGGGGTCCATTCGCGGCGGCCAGAGGTCTTCACCGGTTTCCGGCAGTTCGCCGACCACAACGCCCAGGTGCGCGGCGCGTTGCGCACCCCCGAGCACTTCCGCAGGATCGCCCGCGAGTTCTGCGCCGACGAGGCCGCCCATGGCACCCGTTACGCCGAGGTCACCTTCACCGCGGCCGCCCATGGCGAGCGCCTCGGCGACCTGGAGATGCCGTTGCTGGCGGTGCTCGAAGGGCTGGCAGAGGGGGAGGCCGAGCACGGCATCCGGTGCAGGCTCATCCTCGACCACTCCCGCCGCCGCCCCGCCGACCGCCTGCTGCGCACGGTGAAGCTCGCCGCCGCGCACGACGAGGTGATCGCGGTCGGTCTCGCCGGAGACGAGAGCCACCCGCTGGCGCCCTTCGCCGACGTCCTGAAGATCGCCAGGGACGAGGGCCTGCGCATGGTGCACCACGCGGGCGAGACCGCGGGGCCCGCCAGCGTCCGTGAGGCGCTCGACGTCGGCCACGCCGAGCGCATCGGCCACGGCATCCGCGTGCTGGAGGACCCCGACCTGGTCGCCGAGCTGCGCGAGCGGCAGGTGCCGCTGGAGGTGTGCCCGTTCTCCAACGTGCTGCTCGGCCTGGTGCCGTCCTACGCCGAGCACCCACTGCCCCGGCTGCGCGAGGAGGGCCTGCTCGTCACCCTCAACACCGACGGCGAGACCTCGCTGCTGAGCGAGTACGCCAACGCCGGGAGTGGCGACGAGATGCTGGCCGAGCTGGCCGCCGCCTCGGTCGCCGCGTCGTTCGCCCCCGAGGAGCTCAAGGCGGAGCTGCTGCGCGGGATCGCCGAGTGGCTCGCCATGCCCGTCTGA
- a CDS encoding TetR/AcrR family transcriptional regulator, whose protein sequence is MSIDTVGLREQKKRETRQAISDHATRLFVERGFERTTISDIATAARVAKMTVTNYFPRKEDMALDHHEEFVASLAETVRGRERGESALAALRRAFMSAVRRRDPVIGFAPLPFARMIADSPTLVARLRDLHEQREDALAAELGGDLTAKVAAAQLAGVHRVLFAELMRRTLAGEDADTIAAALEEAARQAFDLLEPALGGYAIEAASTSAVTT, encoded by the coding sequence ATGAGCATCGATACCGTGGGGTTGCGGGAACAGAAGAAGCGAGAGACCAGGCAGGCCATCTCTGACCACGCTACCCGCCTGTTCGTGGAGCGAGGCTTCGAGCGGACCACGATTTCCGACATCGCCACCGCGGCGAGGGTCGCCAAGATGACCGTCACCAACTACTTCCCCCGCAAGGAGGACATGGCCCTCGATCACCACGAGGAGTTCGTGGCCTCGCTGGCGGAGACGGTGAGAGGGCGCGAGCGCGGCGAGTCCGCGCTGGCCGCGCTGCGGCGGGCCTTCATGTCGGCGGTGCGGCGGCGCGACCCCGTGATCGGGTTCGCGCCACTGCCATTCGCCCGCATGATCGCCGACAGTCCCACGCTGGTGGCGCGCCTGCGCGACCTGCACGAGCAGCGGGAGGACGCGCTGGCCGCCGAGCTGGGCGGCGACCTGACGGCCAAGGTGGCCGCCGCCCAGCTGGCGGGCGTGCACAGGGTGCTGTTCGCGGAGCTGATGCGGCGCACGCTGGCCGGCGAGGACGCCGACACCATCGCCGCCGCCCTGGAGGAGGCCGCCCGGCAGGCCTTCGACCTGCTGGAGCCCGCGCTCGGCGGCTACGCCATCGAGGCCGCGTCCACTAGTGCGGTGACCACTTAG
- a CDS encoding glycosyl hydrolase family 95 catalytic domain-containing protein — protein MTLTRRTFVAGGAAGAALVTASSPAAWARAVPAGKDVHDDLLADAAMVWKRLPSGWQNAPFLGNGRLAAHVYNKGGEGNVLRIMLNHSLVQDQRGQWEAAIGYSRLPIGYLTLTFAGTVTAVDWRLDLATAELTGTVTTTAGAVRLSALILNDRDVLLVSLEPTAGEEAVAWGFTPLPSATTRTIRRPPDYTANPDPAIAPGYVEQTLHAGGGYTTAWREVRSGTRRMLAATIAYGYPDSTGLAAAVGTVNRALDGRPDRLVAAHRRWWQRFYRRSLVSVPDRRLQRFYWIQLYKMASATRADAPVVTEWGPWFPEVGNSWTNIWWNLNVQVAYPMINGSNHQELDAVTATFRKYHHNLETNIRPEYRDGKTYALCHPGDRMLRPGPRYVGVPGVSPNDHTGNLTWGMHNVWLAYRHSMDDGVLREVLYPILTKAINYYARFLTAGADGKLHLPETRSPEYANASDATYDLSLIRWGCRTLLESAARLRIDDPLAPRWKEILEQLVPYHRNEQGVMIGAGVPLAESHRHYSHLLWLYPLQESLDRVSFEHWASMREKWHGYSFAAAASMETLFGNPEQALAHLKFFVDGNVADNCAMTPNTMYREGSNKAIESPLAAAQSLLDMLVQSHGGVVKVFPSVSATWPEASVERLRTQGAFLVDASRREGRTEWVRVRSEKGEPLALQHGIEGEIDVRDERGRPAPYAGTGTDTGTITLPLRRGESVIVARRGTRPDPRPRMVPEVGSAAPWGLP, from the coding sequence ATGACCCTCACCCGACGGACCTTCGTGGCCGGTGGCGCCGCCGGCGCCGCCCTGGTGACCGCCTCCTCGCCCGCGGCGTGGGCGCGGGCCGTGCCCGCGGGAAAGGACGTCCACGACGACCTGCTCGCCGACGCGGCGATGGTGTGGAAGCGGCTGCCCAGCGGCTGGCAGAACGCGCCCTTCCTGGGCAACGGCCGCCTGGCCGCGCACGTCTACAACAAGGGCGGCGAGGGCAACGTCCTGCGGATCATGCTCAATCACTCGCTCGTGCAGGACCAGCGCGGGCAGTGGGAGGCGGCCATCGGCTACTCGCGGCTGCCGATCGGCTACCTCACCCTCACCTTCGCCGGCACCGTCACCGCCGTCGACTGGCGGCTCGACCTGGCCACCGCCGAGCTGACCGGTACGGTCACCACCACCGCGGGCGCGGTGCGGCTGTCGGCGCTGATCCTCAACGACCGCGACGTGCTGCTGGTGTCACTGGAGCCGACCGCGGGGGAGGAGGCGGTCGCGTGGGGGTTCACGCCGCTGCCCTCCGCCACCACCCGCACGATCCGCCGTCCTCCCGACTACACCGCCAACCCCGACCCGGCCATCGCGCCCGGCTACGTCGAGCAGACCCTGCACGCGGGAGGCGGCTACACCACGGCATGGCGCGAGGTCCGCTCGGGCACCAGGCGGATGCTGGCGGCCACGATCGCCTACGGCTACCCCGACTCCACCGGGCTGGCGGCGGCCGTCGGCACGGTGAATCGCGCGCTCGACGGCCGTCCCGACCGGCTCGTGGCCGCCCATCGGCGCTGGTGGCAGCGCTTCTACCGGCGCAGCCTGGTGTCGGTCCCCGATCGGCGGCTGCAGCGCTTCTACTGGATCCAGCTGTACAAGATGGCCTCGGCCACCAGGGCGGACGCGCCGGTCGTCACCGAGTGGGGGCCGTGGTTCCCCGAGGTGGGCAACAGCTGGACCAACATCTGGTGGAACCTCAACGTCCAGGTCGCCTATCCGATGATCAACGGCTCCAACCACCAGGAGCTGGACGCGGTCACCGCGACGTTCAGGAAGTACCACCACAACCTCGAGACGAACATCAGGCCCGAGTACCGCGACGGGAAGACCTACGCGCTGTGCCATCCCGGCGACCGGATGCTCAGGCCGGGGCCCCGCTACGTCGGCGTGCCCGGTGTCAGCCCCAACGACCACACCGGCAACCTCACCTGGGGCATGCACAACGTCTGGCTGGCCTACCGGCACAGCATGGACGACGGCGTGCTGCGCGAGGTGCTGTACCCGATCCTCACCAAGGCGATCAACTACTACGCGCGCTTCCTGACCGCGGGCGCCGACGGGAAGCTGCACCTGCCCGAGACGCGCTCGCCCGAGTACGCCAACGCCTCCGACGCCACCTACGACCTGTCGCTGATCAGGTGGGGCTGCCGGACGCTGCTGGAGTCGGCCGCGCGGCTCAGGATCGACGACCCGCTCGCGCCCAGGTGGAAGGAGATCCTGGAACAGCTGGTGCCGTACCACAGGAACGAGCAGGGAGTCATGATCGGCGCGGGGGTGCCGCTGGCCGAGTCGCACCGGCACTACTCCCACCTGCTGTGGCTGTATCCGCTGCAGGAGTCGCTCGACAGGGTGAGCTTCGAGCACTGGGCGAGCATGCGCGAGAAGTGGCACGGCTACAGCTTCGCGGCCGCCGCCTCGATGGAGACGCTGTTCGGCAACCCCGAGCAGGCGCTGGCGCACCTGAAGTTCTTCGTGGACGGCAACGTCGCCGACAACTGCGCGATGACGCCGAACACGATGTACCGCGAGGGCAGCAACAAGGCGATCGAGAGCCCGCTGGCCGCCGCCCAGTCGCTGCTCGACATGCTGGTCCAGAGCCACGGCGGGGTGGTGAAGGTCTTCCCGTCGGTGTCGGCCACCTGGCCGGAGGCCTCGGTCGAGCGCCTGCGCACGCAGGGCGCCTTCCTGGTCGACGCCTCCAGGCGCGAGGGACGCACCGAGTGGGTCAGGGTGCGCAGCGAGAAGGGCGAGCCGCTGGCGCTCCAGCACGGGATCGAGGGCGAGATCGACGTTCGTGACGAGCGCGGCAGGCCGGCGCCGTACGCGGGCACGGGCACGGACACGGGCACCATCACGCTCCCGCTGCGCAGGGGCGAAAGCGTGATCGTCGCCAGGCGCGGCACCAGGCCCGACCCGCGGCCGCGCATGGTGCCCGAGGTGGGCTCCGCCGCCCCGTGGGGCCTACCCTAG
- a CDS encoding glycosyl hydrolase family 95 catalytic domain-containing protein, protein MSRRAALGSAFGGLALALLPGGPAAAGRSAGAPEPETGVPGQAADAARAWRLENRTELPGFLKEQDLLWGRMPKAWHEGPFLGDGLLGSMVYQEPNANKIRFTVQHGRVQDHRPEFGSGWGTCRLPVGHLTLDPVGAITDLDWRLGLWNAELTGTVTTTAGTLRFVAFVHDELLVAKVEATGEEQARWVFHPATALSPRAASEAPPAGYVPNPGWSTTTTDGVEQVLQALAGGGQTATAYRVRGDHLLLTVAHSFPSADAGAAALARIRGAAPYGTLKTRHRRWWHDFYGKSFVSLPDQRLQSFYWIQLYKLAAASRAGGPVMATTGPWLEPTPWPAVWWNLNVQLEYWPIYGSNHLELDSLTTTLDQNRRQLIDNVPAAYRHDSAGVGRSSDMFATRGVGTPGSGAEVGDLTWALHNVWLTYRHTMDDALLRDTLFPLLRRAINYYLHFLKPGADGRLHLPRTLSPEYPVIPPQDTTYDLALIRWGCRTLLESAARLEIVDPLTARWQEVLAKLADYPVDATGYMIGANTPYAQSHRHYSHLLQIYPLYLVNWDQKENRALIEKSVAHWQSLTGAHRGYSFTGAASFYAMMGRGDTALAYLKGFFDPAGRFPCRANTHYAEGGPVIETPLSAAQSIHDLLCQSWGGIVRVFPAVPTAWRDVTLHDFLTQGAFLVSAVRQAGTTRFVRVKSLAGEPLRLRHGLAGPLTAVLDDGSPAEVKDLGDGVVEIALGKGRQVLVHTGERPELVIAPVPIGQPGAAWGLPPIPPPGPTTPVDLSAHLDNDGVSAHENMNDGDFDGSGYTYPAEELPQPGPFTHEGLTFLFPAYGDGVRNNVTGRGQTITVPAGRYAKVRMVGAANSGAVTASLTATYADGSTAQVPFTMPDWGGQPGAGVTEVLRCTHRHGRSGAHTLRVGLFEVQVALAPAKELRSLTLPTLTRPQLHVFALSVEGSAR, encoded by the coding sequence TTGTCTCGCAGGGCCGCTCTCGGCTCGGCCTTCGGCGGCCTCGCCCTCGCCCTGCTTCCCGGCGGCCCCGCAGCGGCCGGCCGCTCCGCCGGCGCACCCGAACCCGAGACGGGCGTCCCAGGCCAGGCGGCCGACGCCGCGCGGGCCTGGCGGCTGGAGAACCGCACCGAACTGCCCGGCTTCCTGAAGGAACAGGATCTCCTCTGGGGCCGGATGCCCAAGGCCTGGCACGAAGGCCCCTTCCTGGGCGACGGCCTGCTCGGCAGCATGGTCTACCAGGAGCCGAACGCCAACAAGATCCGCTTCACCGTGCAGCACGGCCGCGTCCAGGACCACCGTCCCGAGTTCGGCAGCGGCTGGGGCACCTGCCGCCTGCCCGTCGGCCACCTCACGCTCGACCCCGTCGGCGCCATCACCGACCTCGACTGGCGGCTCGGCCTGTGGAACGCCGAGCTCACCGGCACCGTCACCACCACCGCGGGCACGCTGAGATTCGTCGCCTTCGTCCACGACGAGCTGCTGGTGGCCAAGGTCGAGGCCACGGGCGAGGAGCAGGCCCGCTGGGTCTTCCACCCGGCCACCGCGCTCAGCCCGAGGGCTGCCAGCGAGGCGCCGCCCGCCGGGTACGTGCCCAACCCCGGCTGGAGCACCACCACGACCGACGGCGTGGAGCAGGTGCTCCAGGCGCTGGCCGGCGGCGGGCAGACGGCGACCGCCTACCGGGTCAGGGGCGACCACCTGCTCCTCACCGTCGCGCACAGCTTCCCCTCGGCCGACGCCGGAGCCGCGGCGCTGGCCAGGATCCGCGGGGCGGCGCCGTACGGGACGCTCAAGACCAGGCACCGCCGCTGGTGGCACGACTTCTACGGAAAGAGCTTCGTCTCCCTCCCCGACCAGCGGCTGCAGAGCTTCTACTGGATCCAGCTCTACAAGCTCGCCGCCGCCAGCCGCGCGGGCGGTCCCGTGATGGCGACCACCGGACCGTGGCTGGAGCCGACGCCGTGGCCGGCGGTGTGGTGGAACCTCAACGTGCAGCTGGAGTACTGGCCCATCTACGGCTCCAACCACCTGGAGCTCGACTCGCTCACCACGACGCTCGACCAGAACCGCCGGCAGCTGATCGACAACGTGCCCGCCGCCTACCGGCACGACTCGGCGGGCGTCGGGCGCAGCTCGGACATGTTCGCCACCCGCGGGGTCGGTACCCCCGGCTCCGGCGCGGAGGTGGGCGACCTGACCTGGGCGCTGCACAACGTGTGGCTGACCTACCGGCACACGATGGACGACGCGCTCCTGCGCGACACGCTCTTCCCGCTGCTGCGCCGCGCGATCAACTACTACCTGCACTTTCTCAAGCCCGGCGCGGACGGCAGGCTGCACCTGCCCAGGACGCTGTCGCCCGAGTACCCCGTCATCCCGCCCCAGGACACCACCTACGACCTGGCGCTGATCAGGTGGGGCTGCCGGACGCTGCTGGAGTCGGCCGCCCGGCTCGAGATCGTCGACCCGTTGACGGCCAGGTGGCAGGAGGTCCTCGCCAAGCTGGCCGACTACCCCGTCGACGCCACCGGGTACATGATCGGCGCGAACACTCCCTACGCCCAGTCGCACCGCCACTACTCCCACCTGCTCCAGATCTACCCGCTCTACCTGGTCAACTGGGACCAGAAGGAGAACAGGGCGCTGATCGAGAAGTCGGTCGCCCACTGGCAGTCGCTGACCGGCGCGCACCGCGGCTACAGCTTCACCGGCGCCGCCTCCTTCTACGCGATGATGGGCAGGGGCGACACCGCCCTGGCCTACCTGAAGGGCTTCTTCGACCCCGCCGGCCGCTTCCCCTGCCGGGCCAACACCCACTACGCCGAGGGCGGACCCGTCATAGAGACGCCGCTGTCGGCCGCCCAGTCCATCCATGACCTGCTCTGCCAGAGCTGGGGCGGCATCGTGCGGGTCTTCCCCGCGGTGCCCACCGCCTGGCGGGACGTCACCCTGCACGACTTCCTCACCCAGGGCGCCTTCCTCGTCTCTGCCGTACGGCAGGCGGGCACGACCCGCTTCGTCAGGGTCAAGAGCCTGGCGGGCGAACCGCTCCGGCTGCGGCACGGGCTGGCGGGCCCGCTCACCGCCGTGCTCGACGACGGCAGCCCCGCCGAGGTCAAGGACCTGGGCGACGGCGTCGTGGAGATCGCCCTCGGCAAGGGCAGGCAGGTGCTCGTGCACACCGGCGAGCGCCCCGAGCTCGTCATCGCCCCCGTGCCGATCGGCCAGCCGGGCGCGGCCTGGGGCCTGCCGCCCATCCCGCCGCCGGGGCCGACCACGCCGGTCGACCTGTCGGCCCACCTCGACAACGACGGCGTCTCCGCCCACGAGAACATGAACGACGGCGACTTCGACGGCTCCGGCTACACCTACCCCGCCGAGGAGCTGCCGCAGCCCGGGCCCTTCACCCACGAGGGGCTCACCTTTCTCTTCCCCGCCTACGGCGACGGCGTCCGCAACAACGTCACGGGCAGAGGGCAGACGATCACCGTCCCCGCCGGCAGGTACGCCAAGGTCAGGATGGTCGGCGCCGCCAACTCCGGCGCCGTGACGGCCTCGCTGACGGCCACTTATGCCGACGGCTCCACGGCGCAGGTGCCCTTCACCATGCCCGACTGGGGCGGCCAGCCCGGCGCGGGGGTCACCGAGGTGCTGCGCTGCACGCACCGGCACGGCCGAAGCGGCGCGCACACGCTGCGCGTCGGCCTGTTCGAGGTCCAGGTGGCGCTCGCCCCCGCCAAGGAGCTGCGCTCGCTCACCCTGCCCACCCTCACCCGACCACAGCTGCACGTCTTCGCCCTGTCCGTGGAAGGAAGCGCCCGATGA